The following coding sequences lie in one Miscanthus floridulus cultivar M001 chromosome 9, ASM1932011v1, whole genome shotgun sequence genomic window:
- the LOC136480579 gene encoding disease resistance protein Pik-2-like, which produces MADLAVGISKAAVEALVSKVQSAIKEDAEKWLTVQRDLVFITGEFEMMRSFLDTASEEHVKNKIVGTWVRQVRDLSNDVEDSIDFILHIDTTKRSWWLRLLPSCGGKTGALLPVDEAVAETTLLRARVVDVSQRNIRYNLISDSGSKPLALPPQEMAAASTRSFGDILLNATKKKSGLSDDLAGLIIREDKELQVISICGTGGDHGKISIIRKAYGDQRIHKNFQCRAWVKLQHPFNPHEFIRSLVAQFYTNSCEALGGGEVGVRALTMMEGSQGAYSLTQEFVQQVNKQRYLVVLEDLSTISQWDDIRTYLPDMKNGSRIVASTHDLEIASLCPGEPCLVSELRQFSADHSVYVFYKEAFQNDTVHSFIREDNYGLLGRETQVDKLFDESKKRRLISVWGMPGVGKSVLVRAIYDKFYKAIYDKFYYKDIFDIFYKNAWVNVSHPFNPTDFNLDLLKVLIANDEYRMEECRDNMQDSKCLVVIDGLQSKDDWDFIKSNLKEYGDPRSCIIIVTSDESVAKHCAPSSNDAVYNIKGLEPDAACELFIKVLGEKGCYLEDEMEEEEANYIILPKCGGLPGVIITVARYLTTKPRDVLRQEMMRLSDNFMQELASNPEFDSLRGLPAWMHSYLDACPRHLKKCMLYLSIFSQDTIIRRRRLIRRWIAEGYSKGTDSNSVEKYAEKMFDEVAALSIMQTVLEAGKEIGYRVNGFFREYVLSAPLEETIFFPVEVSALEKQGQGHGRLTTEGTGQHLAIGRSWELDRILFESLDFSRLRSLTVFQLFLPSHVSDRMRVLRVLDLENAWNVTDDDFNEIGKLPSRLKFLSLRGQSRISQLPEPVGGLAQLQTLDIRGTRIRMLPPFITRLRKLQYIRAGTTVAWTDDAEQGSTPPSSSRWRTLASSLPNKFLRRAGGPVVGSRSGGVVVPSGIDRLEALQTLGAVCVNTADGEAIVAEIVSLPQLKKLEISGISGKQGRFSFHYNLSFKKHLESLTLQFEKHNHFVHWQDISFPTNLRSLKMYGHVEELPGDIKNHDNLVKLTLEMTTLFTVEVIEVLGSIPNLQTLRLRVNKDQDGELQFPSTEHYFRKLQVLEIACKSKLHLRFHEGAMQKLEHLNLHCLEGSEMQFSGLEHPVSLKQVWLLGSFDDELKRGLQHQLVKHPMKPAPRWRSSPVHLRRQRAGGSP; this is translated from the exons GTGGGGGCAAGACGGGAGCGCTACTGCCGGTGGACGAAGCAGTGGCCGAGACAACGCTGCTCAGGGCCCGAGTGGTGGACGTGAGCCAGAGGAACATACGCTACAACCTCATTAGCGACTCTGGTTCCAAACCCCTGGCCCTGCCGCCGCAGGAAATGGCTGCTGCAAGCACAAGGTCATTTGGTGACATTCTCCTCAATGCCACTAAGAAGAAAAGTGGGCTCTCAGATGATCTTGCCGGATTGATCATTAGGGAAGATAAGGAACTTCAAGTAATTTCGATATGTGGAACAGGAGGCGATCATGGGAAAATATCCATCATCAGGAAGGCGTATGGCGATCAAAGGATCCATAAGAACTTTCAATGCCGTGCTTGGGTGAAGCTACAGCATCCGTTCAATCCTCATGAGTTCATCCGAAGCTTGGTGGCTCAGTTCTACACAAACTCTTGCGAAGcactaggaggaggagaagtcGGCGTACGTGCCCTGACAATGATGGAAGGGAGCCAAGGTGCTTATAGTCTCACCCAGGAGTTCGTGCAGCAGGTCAACAAGCAGAGATACCTCGTCGTTTTGGAAGATCTGTCCACCATCTCACAGTGGGATGACATCAGGACATATCTACCCGACATGAAGAACGGGAGCCGGATCGTTGCGTCGACTCACGACCTCGAAATTGCTAGCCTTTGTCCTGGGGAACCGTGCTTAGTATCCGAGCTGAGGCAGTTTTCGGCTGATCACTCGGTCTACGTCTTTTACAAGGAG GCTTTCCAAAATGATACAGTGCATTCGTTTATAAGGGAAGACAACTACGGCCTTCTTGGGCGTGAGACACAAGTGGACAAACTTTTTGATGAGTCCAAGAAACGTCGCCTTATTTCAGTGTGGGGGATGCCTGGTGTTGGGAAATCAGTTCTTGTCCGAGCTATATATGATAAATTCTACAAAGCTATATATGATAAATTCTACTATAAAGATATATTTGATATATTCTACAAGAATGCTTGGGTGAATGTATCCCATCCTTTCAATCCCACGGACTTCAACCTGGACTTACTCAAGGTTTTGATTGCAAACGACGAGTACCGAATGGAAGAGTGTCGGGACAATATGCAAGACAGTAAATGCCTTGTCGTCATTGATGGTTTGCAGTCCAAGGATGACTGGGATTTCATAAAATCTAACTTGAAAGAATATGGAGATCCTCGAAGCTGTATCATTATCGTTACTTCAGATGAAAGTGTCGCCAAACATTGTGCGCCATCATCTAATGATGCAGTGTACAACATCAAAGGTCTAGAACCTGATGCAGCCTGTGAACTGTTTATAAAG GTGCTCGGGGAGAAAGGATGCTATCTGGAGGATgagatggaagaagaagaagcaaacTATATTATCTTGCCCAAGTGCGGCGGGCTTCCTGGAGTGATAATTACTGTGGCAAGATACTTGACCACAAAACCAAGAGACGTCCTCCGACAGGAGATGATGCGTCTGAGCGACAACTTCATGCAGGAGCTAGCCAGCAACCCAGAGTTTGATTCATTGCGGGGCCTACCTGCCTGGATGCATTCCTACCTGGATGCTTGCCCTCGCCATCTGAAGAAATGCATGCTGTATCTATCAATCTTTTCACAGGACACCATCATTCGGCGAAGGCGTTTGATCAGGCGATGGATCGCCGAGGGCTACTCAAAGGGCACCGACAGCAATAGCGTGGAGAAGTACGCAGAGAAGATGTTCGACGAGGTCGCCGCACTGAGCATCATGCAGACAGTACTGGAGGCAGGCAAGGAGATTGGGTACCGAGTCAACGGCTTCTTCCGTGAGTACGTCTTGTCAGCGCCACTGGAAGAGACCATTTTCTTTCCAGTGGAAGTCTCTGCACTGGAGAAGCAGGGGCAGGGGCATGGCCGCCTGACCACAGAAGGCACAGGACAGCACCTAGCCATCGGAAGAAGCTGGGAGCTAGATCGGATATTGTTCGAGAGTTTGGACTTCTCACGGCTACGGTCTCTGACGGTGTTTCAATTGTTTTTGCCATCACACGTCTCGGACAGGATGAGGGTGCTTCGGGTGCTGGATCTAGAGAATGCATGGAACGTAACTGATGATGACTTCAATGAGATTGGGAAGCTGCCGTCTCGTCTCAAGTTCCTCTCCCTCAGAGGACAGAGTCGAATCTCTCAGCTGCCAGAACCCGTGGGTGGCCTGGCGCAGCTGCAAACTCTGGATATCAGAGGCACCAGGATCCGCATGCTGCCACCATTCATCACCAGACTAAGGAAGCTGCAGTACATTCGTGCAG GTACCACCGTTGCATGGACTGATGATGCGGAGCAGGGATCGACGCCGCCATCAAGTAGCAGGTGGCGCACTCTGGCGTCCAGCTTGCCCAACAAGTTCCTCAGACGTGCAGGTGGACCTGTTGTTGGCTCTCGCAGTGGTGGTGTTGTGGTGCCTAGCGGGATTGACAGACTAGAAGCCTTGCAAACGCTGGGTGCCGTCTGTGTAAATACCGCCGACGGGGAGGCCATTGTGGCTGAGATTGTTTCCCTTCCCCAGTTGAAGAAACTCGAAATCTCTGGCATCAGTGGCAAACAGGGAAGATTTTCTTTTCATTACAATTTAAGCTTCAAGAAACATTTGGAATCCTTGACACTGCAGTTCGAGAAACACAACCATTTCGTTCATTGGCAAGACATCTCCTTTCCCACAAACCTACGGAGCCTCAAGATGTACGGCCATGTAGAGGAGCTGCCAGGGGACATCAAGAATCATGATAATCTGGTGAAGCTGACATTAGAGATGACTACACTGTTCACAGTAGAGGTCATAGAGGTCCTCGGGAGCATACCAAATCTGCAGACTCTACGCCTCCGCGTCAACAAGGATCAAGATGGTGAACTCCAATTTCCCTCTACTGAACATTATTTCAGGAAACTCCAGGTCCTCGAGATTGCGTGCAAATCCAAGTTGCATCTAAGGTTTCACGAGGGTGCGATGCAGAAACTTGAACATCTGAATCTGCACTGCCTTGAAGGGTCAGAGATGCAGTTTTCTGGGCTAGAGCACCCAGTTTCACTCAAGCAAGTATGGCTTCTCGGTTCCTTCGACGACGAACTCAAGAGAGGACTGCAGCATCAGCTTGTGAAGCATCCCATGAAACCAGCTCCGAGATGGAGGTCCAGCCCCGTTCACCTTAGGCGTCAGAGAGCTGGAGGTTCCCCTTAA